One Carassius gibelio isolate Cgi1373 ecotype wild population from Czech Republic chromosome A7, carGib1.2-hapl.c, whole genome shotgun sequence DNA window includes the following coding sequences:
- the LOC128016966 gene encoding E3 ubiquitin-protein ligase Arkadia isoform X2: protein MKSEIPSDVRRKQDPLKGPLANPEPMETAKSFPAEMDVISKVGSDFPSPLCPETRHRPSRDAGGRRDCERGLTGRKKRKFQQPGPSYCSLKESPVSEATLTPPHHRPMLLETHSEDERIPESSLSDCASSPSSSLRFGDSDTLSSEEDGRPMTVRQQQLKAPGSASTGSAGGGTGTAVGMRSIAARTRASRSHKWARLEPESNHVKRPCLSSRRPLHRKRFVKGGAGGGAQRTPKQKERLLLQRKKREVIARKKYALLHSTSSSSEELTSDSSSPSSTEAEDELYVDVSSSSSQASTVAVASGVLDEDVVVIEATPAPAVPASEEINVTSTDSEVEIVTVGDAFRLRSVGSHGRMHWGPSCSQSRAQEGRGRHRLSTVIQPLRQSAGEVVDLTVDEDDLSVVPTTSDSTHPQLVSSSSSSSSHNACTSESPREGPGPSSSCSAAAPDSTLAVQSHGEVPGPSITNTTATEDERRRSLSSENGGVAMPRLPSCCPQHSPCSGPSSGHLSIGHTHSGCMQSGTTPQSGPQHSGSQHSHGHSHHFHHHHHTTPVPPSITFPESSCPLERPTAMPAPCGGVTSSNQYHDQTLPVDLSSSAVRSSGSSSTGFHGTSAFDPCCPGSASRPPAYVSQAAPGPSQQSVADSFSSAIVAQPQPQPPQLSSCRHYMHPSYGPLPRPLHHQSSSSCPHSHSNAPPPQQPPPQGDYVIPHPVLPFHTPLPSHGPGHSVPPALPPSLPSHHLPGSSAPLPQHLPPEHQALQHHLPVLGPNPVQRLHQHDILQRMEVQRRRMMQHPTRAHERPPPHPHRMHPNYGHGHHIHVPQTMSSHPRQADQRTTWELGIEAGVTVAPYPSGHLSSHLPHYHPPPRLHHFPFQLMHTGSMPEVTYPHIRYISSRMTFGRTYEDLLHLEERLGTVNRGASQGTIERCTYPHKYKKKVEERDTEEQLAPEAWASVGKNMHSTSNSRKLHGKEEEEECAEEDTEEKCTICLSILEEGEDVRRLPCMHLFHQLCVDQWLLTNKKCPICRVDIEAQLSSES from the exons ATGAAGAGTGAGATTCCCTCTGATGTACGACGTAAGCAGGACCCCCTGAAGGGGCCTCTGGCTAACCCTGAACCCATGGAGACGGCTAAGAGCTTCCCCGCTGAGATGGATGTGATTAGCAAGGTAGGAAGTGATTTCCCTTCTCCGCTATGTCCGGAGACCAGACATCGGCCTTCACGAGATGCTGGAGGTCGCAGAGACTGTGAAAGAGGGTTGACGGGACGCAAAAAGCGCAAGTTCCAGCAGCCTGGGCCATCGTATTGTTCTCTAAAGGAATCGCCAGTGAGTGAGGCAACCCTCACTCCTCCCCACCACAGGCCCATGCTGTTAGAGACACATAGTGAAGACGAGAGGATCCCAGAGTCCTCGCTGAGTGACTGTGCCTCTTCGCCCTCCTCCAGCCTTCGGTTTGGTGACTCGGACACTCTTAGCTCAGAGGAGGACGGTAGGCCGATGACGGTTAGACAACAGCAGCTCAAGGCTCCTGGTTCTGCCTCCACGGGCAGTGCAGGAGGTGGGACCGGCACGGCAGTAGGCATGCGGTCAATAGCTGCCCGGACTCGTGCCAGTAGGTCACATAAGTGGGCACGGCTTGAGCCAGAAAGCAATCATGTGAAACGTCCATGTCTCAGCTCACGGAGGCCATTGCACAGGAAGCGTTTTGTGAAAGGCGGGGCAGGAGGCGGGGCTCAGCGGACTCCAAAGCAGAAGGAGCGATTACTGCTGCAGAGGAAGAAGCGAGAGGTGATTGCACGGAAGAAGTATGCCCTCCTCCATAGTACCAGCAGCTCCAGTGAGGAGCTGACCTCTGACTCGTCCTCCCCTTCCTCCACTGAGGCAGAGGATGAGCTGTACGTGGATGTTAGCAGCAGTAGCAGCCAAGCCAGTACTGTGGCTGTGGCCTCAG GTGTCCTGGATGAGGATGTGGTTGTGATTGAAGCGACTCCTGCACCTGCAGTGCCTGCCAGCGAGGAGATCAACGTCACCTCCACGGACAGTGAAGTGGAGATCGTTACAGTTGGAGATGCCTTCAG GCTGCGCTCTGTGGGAAGCCATGGCAGGATGCACTGGGGTCCCAGCTGTTCCCAGAGCCGAGCTCAGGAGGGACGTGGCCGGCATCGCCTGTCTACCGTCATCCAGCCACTCAGACAGAGTGCTGGAGAGGTGGTGGACCTCACCGTGGACGAGGACG ATCTCTCAGTCGTGCCAACCACTTCTGACAGCACACACCCACAGCTGGTcagttcttcttcctcttcctcatcccataatgccTGTACCTCAGAATCGCCACGGGAGGGTCCTGGTCCCTCCAGTAGCTGCTCAGCGGCCGCCCCCGATAGCACACTGGCTGTTCAGAGCCACGGTGAAGTGCCAGGACCTAGCATCACCAACACCACTGCCACTGAAG ATGAGCGCAGAAGAAGCTTGTCTAGTGAGAATGGAGGTGTGGCGATGCCCAGGTTACCTTCTTGTTGCCCCCAGCACTCTCCTTGCAGCGGTCCGTCTTCAGGTCACCTCTCCATAGGCCACACCCACTCAGGGTGCATGCAGAGTGGGACGACACCGCAGTCTGGACCCCAGCATTCTGGCTCCCAGCACTCCCATGGTCACTCGCACCACTTCCACCATCACCACCACACCACCCCGGTCCCTCCTTCCATAACCTTCCCAGAGTCCAGCTGCCCTCTGGAGAGGCCCACTGCCATGCCTGCGCCCTGTGGAGGGGTGACCAGCAGCAACCAGTACCACGACCAG ACTCTGCCGGTGGATCTCAGTAGCAGTGCAGTGCGTAGCAGTGGATCCAGCAGTACAGGGTTTCACGGCACATCAGCCTTCGATCCCTGCTGTCCAGGCTCCGCCTCCCGGCCTCCTGCTTACGTTTCCCAGGCTGCACCTGGACCCAGCCAGCAGAGCGTGGCAGACTCCTTCAGCTCAGCCATAGTGGCCCAGCCTCAGCCCCAGCCTCCTCAGCTCTCTTCCTGCAGGCACTACATGCATCCTTCCT ACGGCCCTCTTCCACGCCCCTTGCACCACCAGTCCTCCTCTTCCTGTCCTCACTCCCACAGCAATGCCCCTCCCCCTCAACAGCCTCCTCCACAGGGGGACTATGTCATCCCTCACCCCGTCCTCCCCTTCCACACCCCACTGCCTTCTCACGGCCCGGGCCACTCGGTGCCCCCAGCTCTTCCACCCTCCCTGCCTTCCCATCATCTCCCAGGCTCCAGTGCCCCTCTGCCGCAGCATCTTCCCCCTGAACACCAGGCGCTGCAACACCACCTGCCCGTTCTTGGCCCAAACCCTGTCCAGAGGCTCCACCAGCATGACATATTGCAGAGGATGGAGGTTCAGAGACGCAGAATGATGCAGCACCCGAC GCGAGCACATGAGAGACCCCCACCGCATCCCCATCGAATGCACCCTAACTACGGTCACGGACATCACATTCACGTCCCTCAAACTATGTCATCGCATCCTCGGCAGGCTGACCAGAGGACCACATG GGAGCTGGGCATCGAGGCTGGTGTTACTGTAGCTCCCTACCCTTCAGGACACCTGTCCTCGCATCTGCCACACTATCACCCTCCACCCAGACTGCACCATTTCCCCTTCCAGCTGATG CACACTGGCTCAATGCCTGAGGTGACATATCCACATATTCGCTACATCTCCTCCAGAATGACCTTTGGCCGCACATATGAG GATCTGCTGCATTTAGAAGAGCGACTGGGGACTGTGAACCGAGgggcctctcagggaaccatagAGAGGTGCACCTATCCACACAAATACAAAAAG AAGGTGGAGGAGAGAGACACTGAGGAACAGTTAGCACCTGAAGCATGGGCATCTGTTGGGAAAAATATGCACTCAACCTCAAACTCG AGAAAGCTGCATGgtaaggaagaggaagaggagtgtGCGGAGGAAGACACAGAGGAGAAATGCACCATTTGTCTGTCTATACTGGAGGAAGGGGAGGATGTCAG GCGCCTTCCATGTATGCACCTCTTCCATCAACTGTGTGTGGACCAATGGCTCCTCACTAACAAGAAATGCCCCATCTGCAGAGTGGACATCGAGGCTCAGTTATCTTCAGAGAGTTGA
- the LOC128016966 gene encoding E3 ubiquitin-protein ligase Arkadia isoform X4, which produces MKSEIPSDVRRKQDPLKGPLANPEPMETAKSFPAEMDVISKVGSDFPSPLCPETRHRPSRDAGGRRDCERGLTGRKKRKFQQPGPSYCSLKESPVSEATLTPPHHRPMLLETHSEDERIPESSLSDCASSPSSSLRFGDSDTLSSEEDGRPMTVRQQQLKAPGSASTGSAGGGTGTAVGMRSIAARTRASRSHKWARLEPESNHVKRPCLSSRRPLHRKRFVKGGAGGGAQRTPKQKERLLLQRKKREVIARKKYALLHSTSSSSEELTSDSSSPSSTEAEDELYVDVSSSSSQASTVAVASGVLDEDVVVIEATPAPAVPASEEINVTSTDSEVEIVTVGDAFRLRSVGSHGRMHWGPSCSQSRAQEGRGRHRLSTVIQPLRQSAGEVVDLTVDEDDLSVVPTTSDSTHPQLVSSSSSSSSHNACTSESPREGPGPSSSCSAAAPDSTLAVQSHGEVPGPSITNTTATEDERRRSLSSENGGVAMPRLPSCCPQHSPCSGPSSGHLSIGHTHSGCMQSGTTPQSGPQHSGSQHSHGHSHHFHHHHHTTPVPPSITFPESSCPLERPTAMPAPCGGVTSSNQYHDQTLPVDLSSSAVRSSGSSSTGFHGTSAFDPCCPGSASRPPAYVSQAAPGPSQQSVADSFSSAIVAQPQPQPPQLSSCRHYMHPSYGPLPRPLHHQSSSSCPHSHSNAPPPQQPPPQGDYVIPHPVLPFHTPLPSHGPGHSVPPALPPSLPSHHLPGSSAPLPQHLPPEHQALQHHLPVLGPNPVQRLHQHDILQRMEVQRRRMMQHPTRAHERPPPHPHRMHPNYGHGHHIHVPQTMSSHPRQADQRTTWELGIEAGVTVAPYPSGHLSSHLPHYHPPPRLHHFPFQLMHTGSMPEVTYPHIRYISSRMTFGRTYEDLLHLEERLGTVNRGASQGTIERCTYPHKYKKRKLHGKEEEEECAEEDTEEKCTICLSILEEGEDVRRLPCMHLFHQLCVDQWLLTNKKCPICRVDIEAQLSSES; this is translated from the exons ATGAAGAGTGAGATTCCCTCTGATGTACGACGTAAGCAGGACCCCCTGAAGGGGCCTCTGGCTAACCCTGAACCCATGGAGACGGCTAAGAGCTTCCCCGCTGAGATGGATGTGATTAGCAAGGTAGGAAGTGATTTCCCTTCTCCGCTATGTCCGGAGACCAGACATCGGCCTTCACGAGATGCTGGAGGTCGCAGAGACTGTGAAAGAGGGTTGACGGGACGCAAAAAGCGCAAGTTCCAGCAGCCTGGGCCATCGTATTGTTCTCTAAAGGAATCGCCAGTGAGTGAGGCAACCCTCACTCCTCCCCACCACAGGCCCATGCTGTTAGAGACACATAGTGAAGACGAGAGGATCCCAGAGTCCTCGCTGAGTGACTGTGCCTCTTCGCCCTCCTCCAGCCTTCGGTTTGGTGACTCGGACACTCTTAGCTCAGAGGAGGACGGTAGGCCGATGACGGTTAGACAACAGCAGCTCAAGGCTCCTGGTTCTGCCTCCACGGGCAGTGCAGGAGGTGGGACCGGCACGGCAGTAGGCATGCGGTCAATAGCTGCCCGGACTCGTGCCAGTAGGTCACATAAGTGGGCACGGCTTGAGCCAGAAAGCAATCATGTGAAACGTCCATGTCTCAGCTCACGGAGGCCATTGCACAGGAAGCGTTTTGTGAAAGGCGGGGCAGGAGGCGGGGCTCAGCGGACTCCAAAGCAGAAGGAGCGATTACTGCTGCAGAGGAAGAAGCGAGAGGTGATTGCACGGAAGAAGTATGCCCTCCTCCATAGTACCAGCAGCTCCAGTGAGGAGCTGACCTCTGACTCGTCCTCCCCTTCCTCCACTGAGGCAGAGGATGAGCTGTACGTGGATGTTAGCAGCAGTAGCAGCCAAGCCAGTACTGTGGCTGTGGCCTCAG GTGTCCTGGATGAGGATGTGGTTGTGATTGAAGCGACTCCTGCACCTGCAGTGCCTGCCAGCGAGGAGATCAACGTCACCTCCACGGACAGTGAAGTGGAGATCGTTACAGTTGGAGATGCCTTCAG GCTGCGCTCTGTGGGAAGCCATGGCAGGATGCACTGGGGTCCCAGCTGTTCCCAGAGCCGAGCTCAGGAGGGACGTGGCCGGCATCGCCTGTCTACCGTCATCCAGCCACTCAGACAGAGTGCTGGAGAGGTGGTGGACCTCACCGTGGACGAGGACG ATCTCTCAGTCGTGCCAACCACTTCTGACAGCACACACCCACAGCTGGTcagttcttcttcctcttcctcatcccataatgccTGTACCTCAGAATCGCCACGGGAGGGTCCTGGTCCCTCCAGTAGCTGCTCAGCGGCCGCCCCCGATAGCACACTGGCTGTTCAGAGCCACGGTGAAGTGCCAGGACCTAGCATCACCAACACCACTGCCACTGAAG ATGAGCGCAGAAGAAGCTTGTCTAGTGAGAATGGAGGTGTGGCGATGCCCAGGTTACCTTCTTGTTGCCCCCAGCACTCTCCTTGCAGCGGTCCGTCTTCAGGTCACCTCTCCATAGGCCACACCCACTCAGGGTGCATGCAGAGTGGGACGACACCGCAGTCTGGACCCCAGCATTCTGGCTCCCAGCACTCCCATGGTCACTCGCACCACTTCCACCATCACCACCACACCACCCCGGTCCCTCCTTCCATAACCTTCCCAGAGTCCAGCTGCCCTCTGGAGAGGCCCACTGCCATGCCTGCGCCCTGTGGAGGGGTGACCAGCAGCAACCAGTACCACGACCAG ACTCTGCCGGTGGATCTCAGTAGCAGTGCAGTGCGTAGCAGTGGATCCAGCAGTACAGGGTTTCACGGCACATCAGCCTTCGATCCCTGCTGTCCAGGCTCCGCCTCCCGGCCTCCTGCTTACGTTTCCCAGGCTGCACCTGGACCCAGCCAGCAGAGCGTGGCAGACTCCTTCAGCTCAGCCATAGTGGCCCAGCCTCAGCCCCAGCCTCCTCAGCTCTCTTCCTGCAGGCACTACATGCATCCTTCCT ACGGCCCTCTTCCACGCCCCTTGCACCACCAGTCCTCCTCTTCCTGTCCTCACTCCCACAGCAATGCCCCTCCCCCTCAACAGCCTCCTCCACAGGGGGACTATGTCATCCCTCACCCCGTCCTCCCCTTCCACACCCCACTGCCTTCTCACGGCCCGGGCCACTCGGTGCCCCCAGCTCTTCCACCCTCCCTGCCTTCCCATCATCTCCCAGGCTCCAGTGCCCCTCTGCCGCAGCATCTTCCCCCTGAACACCAGGCGCTGCAACACCACCTGCCCGTTCTTGGCCCAAACCCTGTCCAGAGGCTCCACCAGCATGACATATTGCAGAGGATGGAGGTTCAGAGACGCAGAATGATGCAGCACCCGAC GCGAGCACATGAGAGACCCCCACCGCATCCCCATCGAATGCACCCTAACTACGGTCACGGACATCACATTCACGTCCCTCAAACTATGTCATCGCATCCTCGGCAGGCTGACCAGAGGACCACATG GGAGCTGGGCATCGAGGCTGGTGTTACTGTAGCTCCCTACCCTTCAGGACACCTGTCCTCGCATCTGCCACACTATCACCCTCCACCCAGACTGCACCATTTCCCCTTCCAGCTGATG CACACTGGCTCAATGCCTGAGGTGACATATCCACATATTCGCTACATCTCCTCCAGAATGACCTTTGGCCGCACATATGAG GATCTGCTGCATTTAGAAGAGCGACTGGGGACTGTGAACCGAGgggcctctcagggaaccatagAGAGGTGCACCTATCCACACAAATACAAAAAG AGAAAGCTGCATGgtaaggaagaggaagaggagtgtGCGGAGGAAGACACAGAGGAGAAATGCACCATTTGTCTGTCTATACTGGAGGAAGGGGAGGATGTCAG GCGCCTTCCATGTATGCACCTCTTCCATCAACTGTGTGTGGACCAATGGCTCCTCACTAACAAGAAATGCCCCATCTGCAGAGTGGACATCGAGGCTCAGTTATCTTCAGAGAGTTGA